In Thauera sedimentorum, a single genomic region encodes these proteins:
- a CDS encoding PAS domain S-box protein: MRPQPLARLLFLRSLLVATATFAVVYPMVIYWLMPQATREIEQRQIQLGNAIVGQVQAHLAGPAFALEGISRALVAERGLAPQYVYALLDGFLEQPGSFSSLYLVDRSGRVVAVGLPPARRGLRADLLGLDLSAHPLWRTARESTETHWTDTFLSTVDGGFTVAAARRAGAFTLIGELAFDPLVGRLKAVSADGDLRTLLLDRRGRALADSHDELRARLQDFGNHDFVRSPQSFADQVVRFGFEGEAMLGTVARVPDLGWRVLVMRSEASAYRPARTASLILLGGLAAAVGIGLLGAAVQARYFGRQFARLSAFAGEVGEGRYGLAWTPARVSEINDLAVAVERMGETVQGREAALAASRAAYREMVESTTELVVRLDAGWNVTYANPAACRLLGVSEAEMIGQPMGRWLCFDDERWQHELFGRLSAGAESVAFECPMVDAAGKTHHVAWTLVVAHDEGGVRRYGAIGRDITDRWQAGEALARSEARLRATLDSATTVAIQWYDAAGRVLYWNPGSALLYGYGAEEALGRTLEALGVLPADRMRAFRDMLARLDVDGGTEAPVELPVRNRAGETRHILMTAFSIPAREGGRYFVCMDIDISERREAGERLRELNETLELRVAERTAALERSNSELAAALDHLRMTQDELLRAEKLAALGALVAGVAHELSTPLGNGLMAANTVADHTRALRRELEGGLKRSSLEQYLGDTEAGTAIIERNLQRAAELVASFRQVAVDQASSQRRQFALGEVVDELALTLRPSFKRQPWKLETDVEPGLLLDSYPGPLGQVLTNLVNNAIVHGFAGRDSGTVTVRGRADGEDAVLIEVCDDGRGISAEHRRRIFDPFFTTRLGQGGSGLGLHIVHSLVSNLLGGTVEVDSRPGEGTRMRVRIPRRAPENQDSETADTADQRGG; the protein is encoded by the coding sequence GTGAGACCGCAGCCCCTGGCGCGCCTGCTTTTCCTCCGTTCCCTGCTGGTGGCCACCGCGACCTTTGCGGTGGTCTATCCGATGGTCATCTACTGGCTGATGCCGCAGGCGACCCGCGAGATCGAGCAGCGCCAGATCCAGCTCGGCAACGCCATCGTCGGCCAGGTCCAGGCCCACCTCGCCGGCCCCGCCTTCGCGCTGGAAGGCATCTCCCGCGCGCTGGTGGCCGAGCGCGGGCTGGCGCCGCAGTATGTCTATGCGCTGCTCGACGGCTTCCTCGAGCAGCCGGGCAGTTTCTCCTCGCTCTATCTGGTCGACCGCTCCGGGCGGGTGGTTGCCGTGGGCCTGCCGCCGGCACGCCGCGGCCTGCGCGCAGACCTGCTGGGGCTGGACCTGTCCGCCCACCCCTTGTGGCGTACCGCGCGCGAATCCACCGAAACCCACTGGACGGACACCTTCCTGTCCACCGTGGACGGCGGCTTCACCGTCGCCGCGGCGCGGCGGGCCGGCGCCTTCACCCTGATCGGCGAGCTGGCCTTCGACCCGCTCGTCGGCCGCCTGAAAGCGGTGTCCGCCGACGGCGACCTGCGCACCCTGCTGCTCGACCGGCGCGGACGGGCACTGGCCGACTCGCACGACGAACTGCGTGCGCGCCTGCAGGACTTCGGCAACCACGACTTCGTGCGCTCGCCGCAGAGCTTTGCCGACCAGGTGGTGCGTTTCGGCTTCGAAGGCGAGGCGATGCTGGGCACCGTGGCGCGGGTGCCGGATCTCGGCTGGCGGGTGCTGGTGATGCGTTCCGAAGCCAGCGCCTACCGTCCGGCGCGCACCGCCAGCCTGATCCTGCTCGGCGGGCTTGCCGCGGCGGTGGGCATCGGCCTGCTCGGCGCAGCGGTCCAGGCGCGCTATTTCGGCCGGCAGTTCGCGCGCCTGTCGGCCTTTGCGGGCGAGGTCGGCGAAGGCCGTTACGGGCTGGCGTGGACCCCGGCGCGGGTCAGCGAGATCAACGACCTGGCGGTGGCGGTCGAGCGCATGGGCGAGACCGTGCAGGGTCGCGAGGCGGCGCTGGCGGCCAGCCGCGCGGCCTACCGCGAGATGGTGGAGAGCACCACCGAGCTGGTGGTCAGGCTGGACGCCGGCTGGAACGTGACCTACGCCAACCCGGCGGCCTGCCGGTTGCTGGGCGTGAGCGAGGCGGAGATGATCGGCCAGCCCATGGGGCGCTGGCTGTGCTTCGACGACGAGCGCTGGCAGCACGAGCTGTTCGGCCGCCTGTCGGCCGGCGCCGAGAGCGTTGCGTTCGAGTGCCCGATGGTCGACGCCGCGGGCAAGACCCATCATGTGGCGTGGACCCTGGTGGTGGCCCACGACGAAGGCGGCGTGCGCCGTTATGGCGCCATCGGGCGCGACATCACCGACCGCTGGCAGGCGGGCGAGGCGCTGGCGCGCAGCGAGGCGCGGCTGCGCGCCACGCTGGATTCGGCGACCACGGTGGCCATCCAGTGGTACGACGCGGCCGGGCGGGTGCTGTACTGGAACCCCGGTTCGGCACTGCTCTACGGTTACGGGGCGGAAGAGGCGCTGGGGCGTACGCTGGAGGCGCTGGGGGTGCTGCCGGCCGATCGCATGCGGGCCTTCCGCGACATGCTGGCACGGCTGGACGTGGACGGCGGCACCGAAGCCCCGGTCGAGCTGCCGGTGCGCAACAGGGCCGGCGAGACGCGGCATATCCTGATGACCGCGTTCTCCATTCCGGCGCGCGAGGGCGGACGCTACTTCGTGTGCATGGACATCGACATCAGCGAACGGCGCGAGGCGGGCGAACGCCTGCGCGAGCTCAACGAGACCCTGGAGCTGCGGGTGGCCGAACGTACCGCTGCGCTCGAGCGCTCCAACAGCGAACTGGCGGCGGCCCTGGACCACCTGCGCATGACCCAGGACGAGCTGCTGCGCGCCGAGAAGCTGGCCGCGCTCGGCGCGCTGGTGGCCGGCGTCGCCCACGAGCTGTCCACCCCGCTGGGCAACGGCCTGATGGCGGCCAACACCGTGGCCGACCACACCCGCGCGCTCAGGCGCGAGCTCGAAGGCGGGCTCAAGCGCTCCTCGCTGGAGCAGTACCTGGGCGATACCGAGGCCGGCACGGCCATCATCGAGCGCAATCTGCAGCGCGCCGCCGAACTGGTGGCCAGTTTCCGCCAGGTGGCGGTGGACCAGGCCAGCTCGCAGCGCCGCCAGTTCGCCCTCGGCGAGGTGGTGGACGAACTGGCGCTGACCCTGCGCCCCTCCTTCAAGCGCCAGCCCTGGAAGCTGGAAACCGACGTGGAGCCCGGCCTGCTGCTCGACAGCTATCCGGGGCCGCTCGGCCAGGTGCTCACCAACCTGGTCAACAACGCCATCGTGCACGGTTTTGCCGGGCGAGACAGCGGCACGGTGACCGTGCGCGGGCGGGCCGACGGCGAGGACGCGGTGCTGATCGAGGTGTGCGATGACGGCCGCGGGATCAGCGCCGAGCACCGCCGGCGCATCTTCGATCCCTTCTTCACCACCCGGCTGGGGCAGGGCGGCAGCGGGCTGGGCCTGCACATCGTGCACAGCCTGGTGAGCAACCTGCTGGGCGGCACGGTGGAGGTGGACAGCCGTCCCGGCGAGGGGACGCGCATGCGGGTGCGGATTCCGCGCCGCGCACCCGAAAACCAGGACTCAGAGACTGCGGATACGGCCGATCAGCGCGGTGGTTGA
- the rfaE2 gene encoding D-glycero-beta-D-manno-heptose 1-phosphate adenylyltransferase, with the protein MDYPHPAFEDKICPPEALAERVATLPRPLVFTNGCFDILHRGHVTYLAQARALGAAMVVALNTDASVRRLGKGEDRPVNPLEDRLAVMAALDCVDLVTWFDEDTPLARILACRPDVLVKGGDWAPERIVGAAEVRGWGGSVHSIPFRHERSTTALIGRIRSL; encoded by the coding sequence ATGGACTACCCCCACCCCGCCTTCGAAGACAAGATCTGTCCGCCCGAGGCGCTTGCCGAGCGCGTGGCCACGCTGCCCCGCCCGCTGGTGTTCACCAACGGCTGCTTCGACATCCTGCACCGCGGCCATGTGACCTATCTGGCGCAGGCCCGCGCGCTGGGCGCGGCCATGGTGGTGGCGCTCAACACCGACGCCTCGGTGCGCCGACTGGGCAAGGGTGAGGACCGCCCGGTGAATCCGCTGGAAGACCGCCTGGCGGTGATGGCCGCGCTGGACTGCGTGGACTTGGTCACCTGGTTCGACGAGGACACCCCGCTGGCACGCATCCTCGCCTGCCGGCCGGACGTGCTGGTCAAGGGCGGCGACTGGGCGCCCGAACGCATCGTCGGCGCCGCCGAGGTACGCGGCTGGGGCGGCAGCGTGCATTCCATCCCCTTCCGCCACGAGCGCTCAACCACCGCGCTGATCGGCCGTATCCGCAGTCTCTGA
- a CDS encoding Na/Pi cotransporter family protein: MSLAEELPLDTVAPSLFSILAGAFGGVGLFLLGMHLLTDGLKLAAGRALEELLQRSTSTPLKGLAAGMLITTLVQSSSAVTVASIGFVNTGLLSLGNALWVIFGSNVGTTMNAWLVAWLGFSFKIDAFALPFVGIGAATMLIARGQRPRSLGQALAGFGVLFLGIDVLKDTFSSFGAEMDIGQYVGQDLLGYLLLVGIGTLMTVLMQASGAVIAIVITAASGGLMSIEAACAMVIGTNIGTTFTAILSAVGATSNARRLAASHVFFNLITGAVALALLPLLIGFLGVLRDWLDQPASPAVTIAMFHTVFNVLGVLLMVPASGWLLRTLSRRFTSREEERARPRYLDANAATVPDLALRALRMELGRTQALAAACLQAASTRPAGEDAIREQREVLEALSHSIAEYAGRLNAAILPPTLVEELARSLRVLQYQENAVDGSLQAATLAPGLATVAAHLTAAESAFSQALAALSAAADPAAPAYAEERVEAALHTAEDAYARLKEALLVAGAHAQLSIPDMQQLLRHASLLRRAAEQTAKAARHLSALDAGIAPPRDEKPDGEPAEGAEPA, translated from the coding sequence ATGTCTCTTGCCGAGGAGTTGCCCCTGGACACCGTCGCGCCCTCCCTGTTCTCCATCCTCGCCGGCGCCTTCGGCGGCGTGGGCCTGTTCCTGCTCGGCATGCACCTGCTCACCGACGGCCTGAAGCTGGCGGCGGGCCGCGCGCTGGAGGAGTTGCTGCAGCGCTCCACCTCGACCCCGCTCAAGGGGCTGGCCGCCGGCATGCTGATCACCACCCTGGTCCAGTCCTCGTCGGCGGTCACGGTGGCCAGCATCGGCTTCGTCAACACCGGCCTGCTGTCGCTCGGCAACGCACTGTGGGTGATCTTCGGCTCCAACGTCGGCACCACGATGAACGCCTGGCTGGTGGCCTGGCTGGGCTTCAGCTTCAAGATCGACGCCTTCGCCCTGCCCTTCGTCGGCATCGGCGCCGCCACCATGCTCATCGCCCGCGGCCAGCGCCCGCGCTCGCTGGGCCAGGCGCTGGCCGGCTTCGGCGTGCTCTTCCTCGGCATCGACGTGCTCAAGGACACCTTCTCGTCCTTCGGCGCCGAGATGGACATCGGTCAGTACGTCGGCCAGGACCTGCTCGGTTACCTGCTGCTGGTCGGCATCGGCACCCTGATGACCGTGCTGATGCAGGCCTCGGGCGCGGTGATCGCCATCGTCATCACCGCCGCATCCGGCGGGCTGATGAGCATCGAGGCGGCCTGCGCGATGGTGATCGGCACCAACATCGGCACCACCTTCACCGCCATCCTGTCGGCGGTGGGCGCCACCTCCAACGCCCGCCGGCTGGCTGCCTCGCACGTATTCTTCAACCTGATCACCGGCGCGGTGGCGCTCGCCCTGCTGCCGCTGCTGATCGGCTTCCTCGGCGTGCTGCGCGACTGGCTCGACCAGCCGGCCAGCCCGGCGGTGACCATCGCCATGTTCCACACGGTGTTCAACGTGCTCGGCGTGCTGCTCATGGTGCCCGCCAGCGGCTGGCTGCTGCGCACGCTGTCGCGCCGCTTCACCAGCCGAGAGGAAGAACGCGCCCGCCCGCGCTACCTGGACGCCAACGCCGCGACCGTGCCGGATCTGGCCCTGCGTGCGCTGCGCATGGAGCTGGGCCGCACCCAGGCGCTGGCGGCCGCCTGCCTGCAGGCCGCCTCGACCCGGCCGGCCGGCGAGGACGCCATCCGCGAACAGCGCGAAGTGCTCGAAGCCCTGTCGCACAGCATCGCCGAGTACGCGGGCCGGCTCAACGCGGCCATCCTGCCGCCCACGCTGGTCGAGGAACTGGCCCGCAGCCTGCGCGTGCTGCAGTACCAGGAGAACGCGGTCGACGGCAGCCTGCAGGCCGCCACCCTGGCCCCGGGCCTGGCCACCGTGGCCGCTCACCTGACCGCGGCCGAATCCGCCTTCTCACAGGCGCTCGCCGCGCTCTCCGCCGCCGCAGACCCGGCCGCCCCGGCCTACGCCGAAGAGCGGGTGGAAGCCGCCCTGCACACCGCCGAGGACGCCTACGCCCGCCTCAAGGAAGCCCTGCTGGTGGCCGGCGCCCACGCCCAGCTGAGCATTCCGGACATGCAGCAACTGCTGCGCCACGCCAGCCTGCTGCGCCGCGCGGCCGAACAGACCGCCAAGGCCGCCCGCCACCTGTCGGCCCTGGATGCTGGCATCGCGCCGCCCAGGGACGAGAAGCCCGACGGGGAACCCGCCGAAGGCGCCGAGCCGGCCTGA
- a CDS encoding MerR family transcriptional regulator, with protein sequence MPNSALDTNSAAQALGIAAVERDTGIAKDTLRVWERRYGFPAPLRDAHGERLYPSAQVEKLRLMRRLMDQGRRPSTIVRLSTDELATLLDAAGPGEVDPQRSEREAALLQLVRLHRSNELRAALYQLLLKQGLQRFVADTVAPLNDCIGHAWLRGEIDVPEEHLYTEQVQNVLRSAIGSQAVAGGRPRILLTTFPDEQHALGLLMAEATLVPEGAACVSLGTQTPMSDIRSAAEAGTFDVVALSFSAAYPQRQAVDGLNALRELLPPGIALWAGGAAVQGKNRRLNGVRVITDLDDALTALAQWRAEHHN encoded by the coding sequence ATGCCAAACTCCGCTCTTGACACAAACTCCGCCGCACAGGCCCTGGGGATCGCCGCGGTCGAACGCGACACCGGCATCGCCAAGGACACCCTGCGGGTCTGGGAACGCCGCTACGGGTTTCCCGCGCCCTTGCGCGACGCCCACGGCGAGCGCCTCTATCCGTCTGCACAGGTGGAGAAGCTGCGCCTGATGCGCCGGCTGATGGACCAGGGCAGGCGGCCATCGACCATCGTGCGGCTGAGTACCGACGAGCTGGCGACCCTGCTCGACGCCGCCGGCCCGGGCGAGGTCGATCCGCAGCGCAGCGAACGCGAGGCCGCCCTGCTGCAACTGGTGCGCCTGCATCGCAGCAACGAACTGCGCGCCGCGCTCTACCAACTCCTGCTCAAGCAGGGCCTGCAGCGCTTCGTTGCCGACACCGTGGCCCCGCTCAACGACTGCATCGGCCATGCCTGGCTGCGCGGCGAGATCGACGTGCCTGAGGAGCACCTGTACACCGAGCAGGTGCAGAACGTGCTGCGCAGCGCGATCGGCTCGCAGGCGGTGGCGGGGGGCCGGCCGCGCATCCTGCTCACCACCTTCCCGGACGAGCAGCACGCCCTCGGCCTGCTGATGGCCGAGGCCACCCTGGTGCCCGAAGGCGCCGCCTGCGTCTCCCTCGGCACCCAGACGCCGATGAGCGACATCCGCAGCGCGGCCGAAGCCGGCACCTTCGACGTGGTGGCCCTGTCCTTCAGCGCCGCCTATCCGCAGCGCCAGGCGGTGGACGGGCTGAACGCGCTGCGCGAACTGCTGCCGCCCGGCATCGCGCTGTGGGCGGGCGGGGCGGCGGTGCAGGGCAAGAACCGGCGGCTGAACGGCGTGCGGGTGATCACCGACCTGGACGACGCGCTCACCGCCCTGGCGCAGTGGCGGGCAGAACACCACAACTGA
- the folE2 gene encoding GTP cyclohydrolase FolE2, producing MNAPESIFLPDIQATRDHRALAIQQVGIRGLRYPLVLRRADGEAAGTVATLALTVGLPADQKGTHMSRFVELMEADRGALDLSGLRAMFSEMLARLDADAGRLEAAFPWFIRKRAPVSGVESLLDIDAALRVEQCAGGRPQTTLRVVVPVTSLCPCSKEISAYGAHNQRSKITLEVTLREDMSFEELVRIAEEEASCELFGLLKRPDEKWVTERAYDNPKFVEDLVRDIALRLRAEPRIAAWQVASENFESIHNHSAWATVSGAND from the coding sequence ATGAACGCGCCAGAGTCCATTTTCCTTCCCGACATCCAGGCCACCCGCGACCACCGTGCGCTGGCGATCCAGCAGGTCGGCATCCGCGGGCTGCGCTATCCGCTGGTACTGCGCCGCGCGGACGGCGAGGCGGCGGGCACGGTCGCCACCCTGGCGCTGACCGTGGGCCTGCCGGCCGATCAGAAGGGCACGCACATGTCGCGCTTCGTCGAACTGATGGAAGCAGACCGCGGCGCGCTGGACCTGTCGGGCCTGCGGGCGATGTTTTCCGAGATGCTCGCCCGCCTCGATGCCGACGCGGGACGGCTCGAGGCCGCCTTCCCCTGGTTCATCCGCAAGCGCGCTCCGGTGTCCGGCGTGGAGAGCCTGCTCGACATCGACGCCGCGCTGCGCGTGGAGCAATGCGCCGGCGGCCGGCCGCAGACCACGCTGCGGGTGGTGGTGCCGGTGACCAGCCTGTGTCCGTGCTCCAAGGAGATCTCCGCCTACGGGGCGCACAACCAGCGCTCGAAGATCACCCTGGAGGTGACGCTGCGCGAGGACATGAGCTTCGAGGAGCTGGTGCGCATCGCCGAGGAGGAAGCTTCCTGCGAACTGTTCGGCCTGCTCAAGCGCCCGGACGAGAAGTGGGTGACCGAGCGCGCCTATGACAACCCGAAGTTCGTCGAAGACCTGGTGCGCGACATCGCCCTGCGCCTGCGCGCGGAGCCGCGCATCGCCGCCTGGCAGGTGGCCTCCGAGAACTTCGAGTCCATCCACAACCATTCCGCCTGGGCCACCGTGTCCGGCGCGAACGACTGA
- a CDS encoding NAD(P)/FAD-dependent oxidoreductase gives MKMGELDGIVTGGRRRIAVVGSGIAGLASALLLSRRERVTLYEADGRLGGHSNTVDIEVEGRRLAVDTGFLVFNRRTYPELCALFAMLGVEAVESEMSFSVSLAEPELEWAGSDLGTLFAQPRNLLRPAFLGMLKDIMRFNAAATRAAAGTEAVPDMALGDYLDRHRYGAAFRHWYLLPMAAAIWSCPTRTMLDYPFATFARFCHNHGLLQIFDRPQWMTVRGGAREYVRRIAAQLDDVRTATPVLGVERGADGVRLHTRGGGELYDEVVFACHSDQALRILGEAASAEERAILGAVRYQDNRAVLHTDPALLPRRPKVWSAWNYLAGRGEAAERPVSVSYLLNRLQPLGVDTPVVVSLNPFDEPAADKVLRTIDYAHPVFDSAAIAAQARLHEIQGVRRTWFAGAWTGYGFHEDGLRSALAVAGALGAGIPWRAEEREKVAS, from the coding sequence ATGAAGATGGGCGAACTGGACGGAATCGTCACCGGCGGCCGCCGGCGGATCGCGGTGGTCGGCTCGGGCATCGCCGGCCTGGCCAGCGCGCTGCTGCTCTCGCGTCGCGAGCGCGTCACCCTGTACGAGGCCGACGGGCGCCTGGGCGGGCACAGCAACACCGTGGACATCGAGGTCGAAGGGCGCCGGCTGGCGGTCGATACCGGCTTCCTGGTGTTCAACCGGCGAACCTACCCTGAGCTGTGCGCGCTGTTCGCCATGCTCGGGGTGGAGGCGGTGGAGAGCGAGATGTCCTTCTCGGTGAGCCTTGCGGAGCCGGAACTGGAGTGGGCGGGTTCCGATCTCGGCACCCTGTTCGCGCAGCCGCGCAACCTGCTGCGCCCGGCCTTCCTCGGCATGCTGAAGGACATCATGCGCTTCAACGCCGCGGCCACCCGGGCCGCTGCCGGCACCGAAGCGGTGCCCGACATGGCCTTGGGCGATTACCTCGACCGCCATCGCTACGGCGCCGCCTTCCGTCACTGGTATCTGCTGCCGATGGCGGCTGCGATCTGGTCCTGCCCCACGCGCACCATGCTCGACTACCCCTTCGCCACCTTTGCGCGCTTCTGCCACAACCACGGCCTGCTGCAGATATTCGACCGCCCGCAGTGGATGACGGTGCGTGGTGGCGCGCGCGAGTACGTGCGCCGCATAGCCGCCCAGCTCGACGACGTGCGCACCGCCACCCCGGTGCTGGGCGTGGAACGTGGCGCCGACGGCGTACGCCTGCACACGCGTGGCGGCGGTGAGTTGTACGACGAGGTGGTGTTCGCCTGTCACAGCGACCAGGCGCTGCGCATCCTCGGTGAGGCCGCGAGCGCCGAGGAGCGCGCGATCCTGGGTGCGGTGCGCTACCAGGACAACCGCGCGGTGCTGCATACCGACCCCGCGTTGCTGCCGCGTCGGCCCAAGGTGTGGTCGGCCTGGAACTACCTGGCCGGGCGGGGCGAGGCGGCAGAACGGCCGGTGTCGGTGAGCTACCTGCTCAACCGCCTGCAGCCGCTGGGCGTGGACACCCCGGTGGTGGTCTCGCTCAATCCCTTCGACGAGCCTGCCGCGGACAAGGTGCTGCGCACCATCGACTACGCCCACCCGGTGTTCGACAGTGCGGCCATCGCCGCGCAGGCCCGGCTGCATGAGATCCAGGGCGTGCGGCGCACCTGGTTTGCCGGCGCATGGACCGGCTACGGCTTCCACGAGGACGGCCTCAGGTCCGCGCTGGCGGTGGCCGGCGCACTTGGCGCCGGCATTCCCTGGCGGGCGGAAGAGCGCGAGAAGGTGGCGTCATGA